A part of Desulfomicrobium baculatum DSM 4028 genomic DNA contains:
- a CDS encoding response regulator translates to MHESNLSCPRKTVLLVDDDEICRCVTSEILENLGVTVHHAADAGRAICLAKANHYDLILLDLYMPSMNGIDLARLLQESGAAAEDRIFLLTGEEPEAVLKKIQAGNTLRIFHKPLDKAQVMSFFSTQKNEELPEAVTAQTVKIKGFDMSLALANFLGNESAFFSILREFPRYGATFISDYSSYLKAKNIKECLRLAHSLKGSSLMIGATEINRVAKELESACYSASDVQRIEEAYKKIEAKILEASESVKNHFQHHGNP, encoded by the coding sequence ATGCACGAAAGCAATTTGTCCTGTCCCCGAAAAACGGTCCTTTTGGTTGATGATGACGAAATATGCCGCTGCGTCACCTCCGAAATTCTGGAAAACCTTGGGGTTACGGTCCACCATGCTGCGGACGCTGGTCGGGCGATATGCCTTGCAAAAGCAAATCACTACGACCTGATCCTGCTCGACCTGTACATGCCCTCCATGAACGGCATAGACCTCGCGAGGCTCCTGCAGGAAAGCGGCGCCGCCGCGGAAGATAGAATTTTTCTGCTGACGGGTGAAGAACCGGAAGCCGTATTGAAAAAAATACAGGCGGGAAACACGCTTCGAATCTTTCACAAGCCCTTGGACAAAGCTCAGGTCATGTCTTTCTTCTCCACCCAAAAAAATGAAGAACTGCCCGAAGCGGTCACTGCTCAGACCGTAAAAATCAAGGGCTTTGACATGTCTTTGGCCCTGGCTAATTTCCTGGGGAACGAATCCGCGTTTTTCAGCATCTTGCGTGAGTTTCCCCGCTACGGTGCGACTTTCATCTCCGACTACTCATCCTATTTGAAGGCCAAAAACATCAAGGAATGCCTGCGCCTCGCACACAGCCTCAAAGGGTCATCACTCATGATCGGCGCTACCGAGATAAACAGGGTGGCAAAAGAACTCGAGTCGGCATGTTACTCTGCCTCAGACGTGCAGCGCATCGAAGAAGCCTACAAAAAAATTGAAGCCAAAATCCTTGAAGCTTCGGAAAGCGTCAAAAATCACTTTCAGCATCACGGCAACCCATAA
- a CDS encoding BON domain-containing protein → MKQIFKVFCLILMLAVVFSLAACQDEGPAEKAGKTVDETTEKIGDKMESAGDAVVKSAENAGVYMDDTAITAKVKADILQDPLLKVFEIDVVTTDGVVKLGGMVDSKASIDRATEIARSVKDVKSVQNDLLIKE, encoded by the coding sequence ATGAAACAGATATTCAAGGTTTTTTGTCTCATCCTTATGCTTGCGGTCGTTTTTTCCTTGGCCGCGTGTCAAGACGAGGGTCCCGCAGAAAAAGCCGGTAAAACAGTTGACGAAACGACTGAGAAAATCGGTGATAAAATGGAAAGCGCGGGTGACGCAGTCGTCAAAAGTGCTGAAAATGCTGGTGTTTACATGGACGACACCGCAATTACAGCCAAGGTCAAAGCGGATATTTTGCAAGATCCGCTCCTGAAGGTGTTTGAGATTGACGTCGTCACGACGGACGGAGTGGTGAAATTGGGCGGCATGGTGGATTCAAAGGCAAGTATCGACAGGGCGACGGAAATAGCGCGTAGCGTTAAAGATGTGAAGTCAGTGCAGAATGATTTGCTGATTAAGGAATGA
- a CDS encoding cysteine synthase translates to MIHPTILSLIGATPVVYLNRVFPHPRIRLATKLEAQNVGGSIKDRVALAMIEAAEASGELTPDKTVIEATSGNTGVGLAMVCAVKGYKLTLLMPDSASEERKRIMRAFGAELRLTPGRLGTDGAIEEAYRLAREEPQTYVLMDQFNNPASIAAHYMGTGREIIEQTEGRATHVVISLGTSGTAMGIAKRMKESAPGIQVVAVEPYAGHKIQGLKNMQESYPPGIYDKRALDRIIHVEDEEAFACARQLAREEGILSGMSAGAALAGALRIARELDEAGEEGLIVFICPDTGERYLSTTLFSPLARHGLGVRSVATGCLECLGSPAGGHALFTPGPSLDDLGELDVWRRIVWLDVLAKALVERGQSVRLAVGLADMDDRALAAAREAKIGLQDFGLRAREFMLAHAKALGVSDTVLFPLAGASQERALGLARKLLVKGQAYEKLRSVYFDVTRDKTYGQISCVDTAGMNLGYTVDLADYVKDNPADFTLLKRATLQDLKLGDVIETEWGKVRPSWFLQLAATALDALGSVSVMFAAESHRFPHLDNFSAIWSAGAGVRPMAWMVSQPVTPREPGEAVPSLAEALEIAGTGPALRLWLLSASYLKSLAYSPESLVMWVKNQNRLQDAYVSASLGGAGTGVSAELEQAIYDLKTAFATALDDNLDLAHFWPALFAFAKTVNSRAGKMSTDEAALVAEQLLACDRVLGYLDHARLPLAEKSWPREAADLVGRREEARKAKDFVRADALRAELAGMGLRLEDHPAGVRLFRRT, encoded by the coding sequence ATGATTCATCCGACCATTCTCTCCCTTATCGGGGCCACTCCCGTTGTGTATCTGAACCGCGTCTTTCCGCATCCGCGCATCCGCCTGGCGACCAAGCTCGAAGCCCAGAATGTGGGCGGGTCCATCAAGGACCGCGTGGCCCTGGCCATGATCGAGGCGGCCGAGGCGTCGGGCGAGTTGACGCCGGACAAGACCGTCATCGAGGCCACCAGCGGGAACACCGGCGTGGGGCTGGCCATGGTCTGCGCGGTCAAGGGCTACAAATTGACCCTGCTCATGCCCGATTCGGCCTCGGAGGAGCGAAAGCGCATCATGCGTGCCTTCGGAGCGGAGCTGCGGCTCACTCCCGGCCGTCTGGGTACGGACGGTGCCATTGAGGAAGCCTATCGTCTGGCCCGCGAAGAGCCGCAGACCTACGTGCTCATGGACCAGTTCAACAATCCGGCCAGCATTGCCGCGCACTACATGGGCACGGGCCGCGAGATCATCGAGCAGACCGAAGGGCGGGCCACCCATGTAGTCATCAGCCTCGGCACCTCGGGCACGGCCATGGGCATCGCAAAACGCATGAAGGAATCGGCCCCCGGCATTCAGGTCGTGGCTGTGGAGCCTTATGCGGGGCACAAGATTCAGGGCCTCAAGAACATGCAGGAATCCTATCCGCCCGGCATCTATGACAAGCGCGCCCTGGACCGGATCATCCATGTCGAGGATGAAGAGGCCTTTGCCTGCGCGCGTCAGTTGGCGCGGGAAGAGGGGATATTGTCCGGAATGAGCGCGGGAGCGGCCCTGGCCGGGGCGTTACGTATCGCCAGGGAGCTGGACGAGGCCGGGGAAGAGGGGCTCATTGTTTTCATCTGCCCCGACACGGGGGAGCGCTATCTTTCGACCACGCTTTTTTCTCCCCTTGCCCGGCACGGTCTCGGGGTGCGTAGCGTAGCCACGGGTTGCCTGGAATGTCTGGGCAGTCCTGCCGGCGGGCACGCGCTGTTCACGCCGGGGCCGAGCCTTGACGACCTGGGCGAGCTGGATGTCTGGCGGCGCATTGTCTGGCTGGACGTCCTGGCCAAGGCCCTGGTCGAGCGGGGGCAGAGCGTGCGCCTGGCCGTGGGCCTGGCGGACATGGATGACCGCGCCCTGGCGGCGGCCCGGGAGGCCAAGATCGGGTTGCAGGATTTCGGGCTGCGGGCGCGGGAGTTCATGCTCGCCCACGCGAAAGCCCTGGGTGTGTCGGATACGGTGCTCTTTCCTCTGGCCGGAGCCAGTCAGGAGCGCGCCCTGGGCCTTGCACGCAAGCTGCTGGTCAAGGGGCAGGCCTACGAGAAGCTCCGGTCCGTCTATTTCGACGTGACCCGGGACAAGACCTACGGGCAGATCTCGTGCGTGGACACGGCGGGCATGAATCTGGGTTATACCGTGGATCTGGCCGACTATGTGAAGGATAATCCGGCCGACTTCACGCTCCTCAAGAGGGCCACCTTGCAGGACCTCAAGCTCGGTGACGTGATCGAGACCGAATGGGGCAAGGTCCGGCCGAGCTGGTTTCTGCAATTGGCGGCCACCGCCCTGGACGCCCTGGGTTCGGTCTCGGTCATGTTCGCGGCCGAGTCGCATCGCTTTCCACATCTGGACAATTTCAGCGCCATCTGGAGCGCCGGGGCCGGGGTGCGTCCCATGGCCTGGATGGTGTCCCAGCCCGTGACCCCGCGTGAGCCGGGTGAGGCGGTGCCCTCGCTCGCGGAAGCCCTCGAAATCGCGGGCACAGGACCTGCCCTGCGGCTGTGGCTGCTGTCCGCGTCCTACCTCAAATCCCTGGCCTATTCGCCGGAAAGTCTTGTCATGTGGGTCAAAAATCAGAACCGGCTACAGGACGCCTATGTGTCTGCATCTCTGGGCGGCGCTGGAACGGGCGTATCCGCGGAGCTTGAGCAGGCGATTTACGACCTGAAAACCGCTTTTGCCACGGCCCTCGACGACAATCTTGATCTGGCCCATTTTTGGCCGGCGCTCTTTGCCTTCGCCAAGACCGTCAATTCCCGGGCCGGAAAGATGAGCACGGACGAGGCCGCGCTAGTGGCCGAGCAGCTTCTGGCCTGCGACCGGGTGCTGGGTTATCTGGATCACGCGCGCCTGCCGCTGGCTGAAAAATCCTGGCCGCGCGAGGCTGCCGATCTGGTCGGGCGTCGCGAGGAGGCACGCAAGGCAAAGGATTTTGTCCGGGCCGACGCGCTTCGCGCGGAGTTGGCAGGCATGGGCCTTCGGCTTGAGGATCATCCCGCCGGAGTGCGTCTTTTCCGAAGGACATGA
- a CDS encoding transposase: MARPLRIEFPDAWYHVMNRGRRHEEIFLDSRDYQAFIDLLKAVSEMFNAQVAAYALMPNHYHLLLRTPEGNINRIMRHVGGVYTQTFNRRHDHDGQLFRGRYKAILVDEDEYLLGLVRYIHHNPLKAGIVTALKNYEWISHKGYLSDDDAWAWLYREPVLKRFSNHLDEARSGYLHFMAHDDDEKVEQAFSRMNLPAVLGGKEFIRKIKDRFFTAKTNREVPTAKHLAPSDQEIMTAVLAVYEVEDATLFISRRGSTNEPRDVAIYLLRTLCGQPLQRIAESLSVRNYSTVSTTLTRVERRLAEDAEFKKRLEKVRAVLKKSQRET; this comes from the coding sequence ATGGCCAGACCTTTACGCATCGAATTCCCCGACGCCTGGTACCACGTCATGAACCGTGGACGCAGGCATGAAGAGATCTTTCTGGATTCCAGGGACTATCAGGCATTCATCGATCTGCTCAAAGCCGTCTCGGAAATGTTCAACGCTCAGGTCGCGGCATATGCCCTGATGCCCAACCATTACCATCTGCTTCTGCGTACTCCCGAGGGCAACATCAATCGCATCATGCGCCATGTCGGCGGCGTGTACACGCAGACCTTCAATCGGCGGCACGATCATGACGGCCAGCTCTTTCGCGGTCGATACAAGGCCATTCTGGTGGACGAGGATGAATACCTGCTCGGCCTTGTCCGCTACATCCATCACAATCCTCTCAAGGCCGGCATTGTAACGGCGCTCAAAAATTATGAGTGGATCAGCCACAAAGGGTATCTTTCCGACGATGACGCATGGGCGTGGCTGTATCGCGAGCCTGTTCTGAAGAGGTTTTCCAATCATCTGGACGAGGCTCGGAGCGGATATCTCCACTTTATGGCCCATGACGATGACGAGAAAGTCGAGCAAGCTTTTTCCAGGATGAATTTGCCTGCGGTCCTGGGCGGAAAGGAATTCATCAGAAAGATAAAGGATCGTTTCTTTACGGCAAAAACGAATCGCGAAGTGCCCACCGCAAAGCATCTGGCTCCGTCTGATCAGGAAATCATGACGGCTGTCCTCGCAGTTTACGAAGTGGAAGATGCGACGCTCTTCATCTCCAGGCGCGGCTCCACGAATGAACCCCGCGATGTGGCAATTTATCTGCTGCGCACTCTCTGCGGACAACCTCTTCAAAGAATTGCCGAATCCTTGTCAGTGCGCAATTACAGCACCGTCAGCACCACCTTGACCCGCGTTGAACGACGACTGGCAGAGGATGCGGAATTCAAAAAGAGATTGGAAAAGGTGCGGGCGGTGTTAAAGAAAAGTCAACGCGAGACTTGA
- a CDS encoding PAS domain S-box protein, translated as MRDFEKSRTQFLAELHQTRQKLADHEAGTASLEDTEQRYRALLNTFRVGVAVFDRHGSIIESNGFASTLLGMPGSKRHSRNAHGPKREMIRPDGSSMPPAEFACMLAVEENRLVENVEMGIKNTAGGVTWVSTSALPLRLGDVDLIVVTFCDITERKQAERMLLESEVKFHTLFNSLPMATIICAIEDGKLLEVNDVFEQSMGYSREEALQKSTTDLEIWASPKRRARYASLLKRHGAVRNFETALRRRDGSLAAMLISGELIEIADAKRIISVGLDITDRKRLEKDFNATTARLKDMHVALRVVFEQREQDRLEMERRVLDNMRMLVTPYLAAVRGENLSSQAAHNLDSAVKALEDITSGFARILNDEYRTLTGNEIRVADMVRSGMTSKEIAVALGLSVTTANFYRASIRKKLRLVGKKVTLGAYLMALTDEKTKPR; from the coding sequence ATGCGTGATTTCGAGAAATCCAGGACGCAGTTTCTAGCCGAACTGCACCAAACGCGGCAGAAACTGGCGGACCACGAGGCTGGCACGGCGAGCCTTGAAGATACCGAACAAAGATATCGCGCTTTGCTTAATACCTTCCGCGTAGGAGTTGCCGTCTTTGACCGCCACGGGAGCATCATCGAATCCAACGGGTTCGCCAGCACATTGCTGGGAATGCCCGGCTCAAAGCGGCATTCGCGGAACGCTCATGGGCCGAAAAGGGAAATGATCCGTCCCGACGGCTCGTCCATGCCGCCTGCGGAGTTCGCTTGCATGCTGGCAGTTGAAGAGAACCGGCTTGTAGAGAACGTCGAAATGGGCATCAAGAATACGGCTGGCGGGGTTACCTGGGTCAGCACTTCGGCCCTTCCGTTGCGTCTGGGAGATGTCGACCTAATCGTCGTCACGTTCTGCGACATCACCGAACGCAAGCAGGCGGAACGCATGCTGCTGGAGAGCGAGGTTAAGTTCCACACGCTGTTCAATTCCCTTCCCATGGCCACCATCATCTGCGCCATCGAGGATGGAAAACTTTTGGAAGTGAACGATGTTTTCGAGCAAAGCATGGGTTATTCCAGGGAAGAAGCCCTGCAGAAAAGCACGACCGACCTGGAAATATGGGCTAGCCCGAAACGAAGGGCGCGCTACGCCTCTCTGCTGAAACGGCACGGAGCCGTACGGAATTTCGAGACGGCGCTTCGCAGGCGGGATGGAAGCCTCGCCGCGATGCTGATCAGCGGCGAACTGATCGAGATCGCCGATGCGAAGCGGATTATCTCGGTCGGTCTGGACATAACGGACCGCAAACGCCTGGAGAAGGATTTCAACGCCACCACCGCCCGTCTCAAGGACATGCACGTGGCGCTGCGCGTAGTCTTTGAACAACGCGAGCAGGACCGCCTGGAGATGGAGCGCCGCGTGCTCGACAACATGCGCATGCTCGTGACGCCGTATCTGGCTGCCGTACGCGGCGAGAACCTTTCGTCGCAGGCGGCGCACAATCTGGATTCCGCCGTGAAGGCTCTTGAAGATATCACGTCCGGGTTCGCCCGCATCCTCAATGATGAATACAGGACGCTGACCGGAAACGAAATCCGGGTTGCGGACATGGTCCGCTCCGGCATGACCAGCAAGGAAATCGCCGTCGCGCTCGGATTGTCCGTGACTACGGCGAACTTCTATCGCGCGTCCATCCGGAAAAAGCTGAGACTTGTCGGCAAGAAGGTTACGCTGGGCGCGTATCTGATGGCCCTCACGGATGAAAAGACAAAACCGCGATGA
- the amt gene encoding ammonium transporter encodes MNNVDMLWIIISASLVFLMQPGFMCLESGMTRSKNSINVAIKNFADFVLSAGVFWLLGFGLMFGDISWEYFRATGFAPTLEDATGFKAAFFFFQVMFCGTATTIFSGAVAERMRFSSYLIVALVFSLFVYPLFGHWAWHGMDAGQLTGWLGEMGFVDFAGSMVVHGVGGWLSLAALLVVGPRQGRFPADGPPREINAGNLPLTVLGAFLLWLGWFGFNGGSTLALNQTVPHIIVRTVLAGIAGGASNMLLGWMATRTPKITYLVNGVLGGLVAVTASCHAVSNFDAVCIGLVAGAVCLGCELLLVRLRIDDAVGAVPVHLGCGIWGILAVALFGDPAVLQTGLSMTGQLWVQCLGIFAAFGVAFVVPFVVLRFIDPLFPLRVAPEDEDTGLNVSEHGAHTDIHDLFEILDRQAATRDFSLRAPEEPFTEVGHIAHRYNHVLDALHDAVSKTEAIVKSAADAIIVFTTDTLRIISANPGASFIFGHPALRLEGMTIPELLPAWGIPGSGDNEASLLHAMRSSNQVEVTGRRANGSQVTLEAVITQSSGRQGDFFIGTFRDISERKRYENELRKAEENFRGIFENAVEGMFRTTPHGRYLQANPALAKIYGFESPAELMRHYDDISRQLYVEAGRREEFIRLLGEKEEIFDFESAIRRKDGSVIWISENARAVKDAAGNVVCYEGTVMDITQRRAMQQALDRQMALFGQLFEDSPLAIALVDTVGRIAQVNGGFETLFGYKRAEILGKDNRLFIVPEEQLSEINSIRQRILDGETVQRETLRRTSRGDIVPVNLLGHPVRIGGEITNIFWIYQDISERKEFERQITHQAFHDSLTGLPNRSLFRERLGRAVERTKRRPDYHFAAMLIDLNKFKWVNDSLGHQAGDALLVEIASRLKSCVRSVDTVARLGGDEFAILLEEFRTNKEVISVASRIQNEVRRAFLWNGKEIVSGASVGIVLQTRDCAGAEDILRDADIAMYKAKERGRGHLVFHNRMRQEVLEVINMENELRRAIEGNSLELHYQPIFDVDGGKLEGFEALVRWRHPEHGMIMPDRFIPLAEESGLIVPLGQWVVNAACRQLKSWDDESGTAEYGLTMSVNLSCKQFAQHTLVDMILRALRENDIAPPRLKLEITESAIILDPAAAAEKLRRLKEIGVLLAVDDFGTGYSSLSYLRQFPMDILKIDRSFISGTDTPKENAEIVRSIVDMAHSLGLRVTAEGVETQEQLERLQSINCDRAQGYMFSKPMAPGDAGDMIRQAVSEGVPN; translated from the coding sequence ATGAACAATGTTGACATGTTGTGGATAATCATCTCTGCCTCCCTGGTATTTCTGATGCAACCCGGATTCATGTGCCTTGAATCAGGAATGACCCGATCGAAAAACTCCATCAACGTGGCCATCAAGAATTTTGCCGATTTTGTACTTTCGGCGGGCGTGTTCTGGCTGCTGGGTTTCGGACTCATGTTCGGGGATATTTCGTGGGAGTATTTTCGTGCCACGGGTTTTGCCCCCACGTTGGAGGACGCGACAGGCTTCAAGGCGGCGTTCTTCTTTTTCCAGGTCATGTTCTGCGGCACGGCCACGACGATTTTTTCCGGCGCCGTGGCCGAGCGCATGCGCTTCTCCTCCTACCTCATCGTCGCCCTCGTCTTTTCCCTTTTTGTCTATCCGCTTTTCGGACACTGGGCATGGCATGGAATGGACGCAGGCCAATTGACGGGCTGGCTCGGAGAGATGGGCTTCGTGGATTTCGCGGGTTCCATGGTCGTGCATGGCGTTGGCGGCTGGCTGTCCTTGGCGGCGCTACTCGTGGTCGGGCCGCGCCAGGGCAGATTTCCGGCGGACGGCCCGCCGCGCGAGATTAACGCCGGCAACCTGCCCCTGACCGTTCTCGGAGCATTCCTGCTCTGGCTGGGCTGGTTCGGCTTCAATGGCGGCTCCACCCTCGCGCTCAACCAGACCGTGCCGCACATCATCGTGCGCACCGTGCTGGCCGGGATCGCCGGAGGCGCAAGCAACATGCTGCTGGGCTGGATGGCCACCCGGACGCCCAAAATCACGTATCTCGTCAACGGCGTCCTGGGCGGCCTCGTGGCCGTGACCGCGAGCTGCCATGCCGTGAGCAATTTCGACGCCGTGTGCATCGGCCTGGTGGCAGGCGCGGTTTGTCTCGGTTGTGAATTGCTGCTGGTGCGCCTGCGGATCGACGACGCCGTCGGCGCCGTACCCGTGCATCTGGGGTGCGGGATCTGGGGCATCCTCGCCGTGGCTCTCTTCGGCGACCCGGCCGTACTGCAAACCGGGCTGAGCATGACTGGACAGCTCTGGGTGCAATGCCTGGGCATTTTCGCCGCCTTTGGCGTAGCCTTCGTGGTGCCCTTTGTCGTGCTCAGATTCATTGACCCCTTGTTCCCCCTGCGCGTGGCTCCCGAGGACGAGGATACAGGGCTGAACGTGAGCGAGCACGGTGCGCACACCGACATCCACGACCTCTTCGAAATTCTCGACAGGCAGGCCGCCACCAGGGATTTCAGCCTGCGCGCCCCCGAGGAACCCTTCACGGAAGTCGGGCATATCGCCCACCGCTACAACCACGTGCTGGACGCCCTGCACGACGCCGTCTCCAAGACCGAAGCCATCGTCAAAAGCGCCGCCGACGCAATCATTGTCTTCACCACGGACACGCTGCGCATCATCTCCGCCAACCCCGGCGCGAGCTTCATCTTCGGGCATCCCGCCCTGCGTCTGGAAGGGATGACCATCCCCGAGCTGCTGCCCGCCTGGGGAATTCCCGGTTCAGGCGACAACGAAGCCTCTTTGCTGCACGCCATGCGCTCAAGCAATCAGGTGGAGGTCACGGGGCGCAGGGCCAATGGCTCTCAGGTGACACTTGAGGCGGTGATCACGCAGTCGAGCGGGCGCCAGGGAGACTTTTTCATCGGCACCTTCCGCGACATCTCCGAACGCAAGCGCTACGAGAACGAGCTGCGCAAGGCCGAAGAGAACTTCCGGGGCATCTTTGAAAACGCCGTCGAGGGAATGTTCCGGACCACCCCCCATGGGCGCTACCTGCAGGCCAACCCGGCGCTGGCGAAAATCTACGGATTTGAAAGCCCGGCCGAACTCATGCGCCACTACGACGACATCAGTCGCCAGCTCTATGTCGAAGCTGGCCGCAGGGAGGAGTTCATCAGGCTGCTGGGGGAAAAGGAGGAGATTTTTGACTTCGAATCGGCCATACGCCGCAAGGACGGCTCCGTTATCTGGATTTCGGAGAATGCGCGGGCAGTGAAGGACGCGGCGGGGAATGTCGTCTGCTACGAGGGCACGGTCATGGACATCACCCAACGCCGCGCCATGCAGCAGGCCCTGGACCGGCAGATGGCCCTCTTCGGGCAGCTGTTCGAGGATTCCCCCCTGGCCATCGCCCTGGTGGACACCGTGGGCCGCATCGCCCAAGTCAACGGCGGCTTCGAGACCCTTTTCGGCTACAAGCGCGCCGAGATTCTGGGCAAGGACAACAGGCTCTTCATCGTGCCCGAGGAACAGCTGTCCGAGATCAACAGCATCCGCCAGCGCATCCTCGACGGCGAGACGGTGCAGCGGGAGACGCTCCGGCGGACCAGTCGGGGCGACATCGTCCCGGTCAACCTTCTGGGTCATCCGGTGCGCATCGGCGGCGAGATCACCAACATCTTCTGGATCTACCAGGACATCTCCGAACGCAAGGAATTCGAGCGGCAGATCACCCATCAGGCCTTCCACGATTCCCTGACAGGCCTGCCGAACCGCTCCCTCTTCCGGGAACGCCTCGGACGGGCCGTGGAAAGAACAAAAAGGCGGCCCGACTATCACTTCGCCGCCATGCTCATCGATCTGAACAAGTTCAAATGGGTCAACGATTCCCTCGGACATCAGGCCGGCGACGCCCTGCTGGTGGAAATCGCCTCGCGCCTGAAGTCGTGCGTGCGCAGCGTGGACACCGTGGCCAGACTGGGCGGAGACGAGTTCGCGATCCTGCTCGAAGAATTCCGGACCAACAAGGAGGTCATCTCTGTGGCCAGCCGCATCCAGAACGAGGTGCGCCGCGCCTTTCTCTGGAACGGTAAGGAGATCGTCTCCGGGGCCAGCGTGGGCATCGTGCTGCAAACGCGCGACTGCGCAGGGGCCGAGGACATCCTGCGGGACGCCGATATCGCCATGTACAAGGCCAAGGAGCGCGGACGCGGACATCTCGTTTTCCACAACCGTATGCGCCAGGAGGTGCTGGAGGTCATCAACATGGAGAACGAGCTGCGCAGGGCTATCGAAGGAAATAGCCTCGAACTCCACTATCAGCCGATTTTCGATGTCGACGGCGGCAAACTCGAAGGGTTCGAGGCGCTGGTGCGCTGGCGGCACCCGGAGCACGGCATGATCATGCCCGACCGCTTCATTCCCCTGGCCGAGGAATCCGGGCTGATCGTGCCCCTGGGACAGTGGGTGGTCAACGCGGCCTGCAGGCAGCTCAAAAGCTGGGACGACGAGAGCGGGACCGCCGAATACGGCCTGACCATGAGCGTCAACCTCTCCTGCAAGCAGTTCGCCCAGCACACCCTGGTCGACATGATCTTAAGAGCGCTGCGCGAGAACGACATCGCCCCGCCGCGCCTGAAGCTGGAAATCACCGAGAGCGCCATCATCCTCGACCCCGCCGCCGCAGCGGAAAAGCTGCGCCGCTTGAAGGAGATCGGCGTGCTCTTGGCGGTGGACGATTTCGGCACCGGCTACTCTTCCTTGAGCTACCTGCGCCAGTTTCCCATGGACATCCTCAAGATCGACCGTTCCTTCATCAGCGGCACGGACACGCCCAAGGAGAACGCCGAGATCGTCCGCTCCATCGTGGACATGGCCCACAGCCTGGGCCTCAGAGTCACCGCCGAAGGCGTGGAGACGCAGGAGCAGCTTGAGCGCCTGCAATCCATCAACTGCGACCGCGCCCAAGGCTACATGTTCTCAAAACCCATGGCTCCGGGGGATGCCGGGGACATGATTCGCCAAGCAGTTTCCGAGGGCGTCCCGAACTGA
- a CDS encoding response regulator gives MTKKRILLVEDDHLLRMGLKSMIDLHGEYVIDDDVANGKDALRSFKMKKQDVILLDLRLPDIPGTEVLQRIRQIEPSVKVIVLTASDDNDFIFEALEHGANAYVLKGANPDELFLAVHYALEGGLFISPHLAKVIVRDYLLVNRQRKALPPMKNLTAREKEIVRHIIDGWKSKEIAESLFISIKTVDKHRSNILGKLGINSSNQLRHGSLFLPED, from the coding sequence ATGACAAAAAAAAGAATTCTACTGGTCGAGGACGACCATCTGCTGCGGATGGGGCTCAAATCCATGATCGACCTGCATGGCGAGTACGTGATCGACGATGACGTCGCCAATGGAAAAGACGCGCTGCGATCATTTAAAATGAAAAAGCAGGACGTGATTCTGCTTGATTTGCGCCTTCCGGATATTCCCGGTACGGAAGTTCTGCAAAGGATCAGGCAAATCGAGCCGAGCGTGAAAGTCATTGTACTCACAGCCAGCGACGACAACGACTTCATCTTCGAGGCACTGGAACATGGCGCCAATGCCTATGTTCTGAAAGGGGCGAACCCGGATGAACTTTTCCTGGCCGTGCACTATGCCCTGGAGGGCGGTCTGTTTATCAGTCCTCATCTGGCCAAGGTTATTGTCCGGGACTACCTTCTTGTGAACCGGCAACGCAAAGCCCTGCCGCCCATGAAAAACCTCACCGCCCGCGAAAAAGAAATTGTTAGGCATATCATAGATGGCTGGAAAAGCAAGGAAATCGCGGAATCACTCTTCATCAGCATAAAGACGGTGGACAAACACCGCTCCAACATTCTGGGCAAGCTCGGCATCAACAGCAGCAACCAGTTGCGCCACGGGAGTCTTTTCTTGCCGGAAGACTAA